The following are from one region of the Bacillus methanolicus MGA3 genome:
- the spoIIIAF gene encoding stage III sporulation protein AF: protein MDFLKEWITNIILFILLATVIDMLLPNSNLQKYTKIVTGLLLIAIILTPVLKLFSKDFETVLASVALFENPGEKNMENQIEMKKKEIQASQQAYILKQMAVKLEKDAEEELMEQYGLEITKIDFLVNKNDKRAFPENLAKLKVQLRQPKEQSDAIEAVKKVEINTNKPLPSKKTAEMKKITSFLSQKWNMDDKDIEVLIEGGIPEENEQ from the coding sequence ATGGATTTTTTGAAGGAATGGATCACAAATATCATTCTCTTTATCTTATTGGCTACGGTCATCGATATGCTTCTCCCCAACTCGAATCTCCAAAAATACACAAAGATTGTGACCGGCTTGCTATTAATTGCGATTATTTTAACGCCTGTTCTAAAGCTTTTTTCTAAAGATTTTGAAACAGTTCTTGCATCCGTTGCCCTATTTGAAAATCCAGGAGAAAAAAATATGGAAAATCAAATAGAAATGAAGAAAAAAGAAATACAAGCTTCTCAACAAGCATATATTTTAAAACAAATGGCTGTCAAGCTAGAAAAGGACGCAGAGGAGGAGTTGATGGAACAGTACGGATTGGAAATTACTAAAATTGATTTTTTAGTAAATAAGAATGACAAGCGTGCCTTTCCGGAAAATCTGGCAAAATTGAAGGTCCAGTTGCGCCAGCCAAAAGAACAATCCGATGCAATTGAAGCGGTAAAAAAAGTAGAAATTAATACAAATAAACCTCTTCCATCCAAAAAGACTGCCGAAATGAAAAAAATCACTTCTTTTCTCTCACAAAAATGGAATATGGATGATAAAGATATTGAGGTATTGATAGAAGGGGGGATACCGGAAGAGAATGAGCAATGA
- the spoIIIAE gene encoding stage III sporulation protein AE, with protein MKRIFHVFSILVPFFFFLFVPVVQASPGQVETGNLPDTESIVDSQLENLNIDELKGFWEDILHQYGGFLPESQKGSLYDFIKGEKKFSFEQWTTGFMKFVFHEFIVNGKLLGSLILLTIFSMFLQSLQNSFENSTISKVAYSIVFIVLIILALNSFHVAITYSNDAIESMIHFILALIPLLLALIASSGGVISAAFFHPVILFLMNTSGLIIKNVVLPLLFLSTLLSIVSVLSEHHKVTQLAQLIRNWSIGLLGLFLTVFLGVISVQGASTAITDGVTIRTAKFITGNFIPVIGRAFTDATDTVISASVLLKNTVGIAGVVILLLIVAFPALKILMIAFIYKFAAAILQPLGGGPVIACLDVISKSVVYIFAALAIVSLMFFLSVTVIIAAGNLTMMVR; from the coding sequence ATGAAACGGATTTTTCATGTTTTTTCCATTTTGGTGCCTTTCTTCTTTTTTTTATTTGTTCCGGTTGTACAAGCCTCTCCGGGACAAGTCGAAACCGGAAATTTACCCGATACAGAATCGATTGTCGATTCACAGCTGGAAAATTTGAATATTGATGAATTGAAGGGATTTTGGGAAGACATTCTTCATCAGTATGGCGGGTTTTTGCCGGAAAGCCAAAAGGGCAGTTTGTATGATTTTATTAAAGGAGAGAAAAAATTCTCTTTTGAACAATGGACTACTGGGTTTATGAAATTTGTTTTTCATGAATTTATCGTGAATGGAAAGTTGCTAGGTTCTCTGATCTTGCTGACGATTTTCAGCATGTTTTTGCAGTCTTTGCAAAATTCTTTTGAAAATAGCACAATCAGCAAAGTCGCCTATTCAATCGTTTTTATCGTGCTGATCATTCTTGCACTAAATAGTTTTCACGTTGCGATAACTTATTCAAATGATGCAATTGAATCAATGATTCACTTTATTCTTGCATTGATACCGCTATTGCTCGCGCTGATTGCTTCATCAGGCGGAGTAATTTCCGCAGCTTTTTTCCACCCTGTCATTCTTTTCTTAATGAATACGAGCGGACTCATTATTAAAAACGTTGTTTTACCGCTTTTGTTTTTATCAACATTGCTCAGCATTGTCAGTGTATTGAGCGAGCATCACAAAGTCACACAGCTTGCCCAATTAATAAGGAATTGGAGTATTGGTTTGCTTGGATTATTTTTAACTGTTTTCCTTGGTGTCATTTCTGTTCAGGGGGCTTCAACTGCGATAACAGACGGAGTAACGATTAGAACGGCAAAGTTTATTACTGGGAATTTTATTCCGGTTATCGGGAGAGCATTTACAGATGCAACAGATACAGTTATTAGTGCATCTGTTCTTTTAAAAAATACAGTGGGGATAGCAGGGGTCGTTATTTTGCTGTTAATTGTAGCGTTTCCGGCACTCAAAATATTGATGATTGCTTTTATATACAAATTTGCCGCTGCGATTTTACAGCCGCTTGGCGGAGGTCCAGTAATAGCCTGCCTTGATGTGATCAGCAAGAGTGTTGTTTATATATTTGCCGCATTGGCAATTGTATCGCTTATGTTTTTTTTAAGCGTTACCGTTATTATTGCAGCCGGGAATTTGACGATGATGGTGAGATAG